The following coding sequences lie in one Hoplias malabaricus isolate fHopMal1 chromosome 14, fHopMal1.hap1, whole genome shotgun sequence genomic window:
- the tti2 gene encoding TELO2-interacting protein 2 isoform X1, giving the protein MDVTRVFRDLNIVEASEDVNGCSKSSVIWVLSQIHQRFVVEHSPKRRVLTAAAELLRTAERSWLFPGSSSELRNAYVNLTTCFIKYTELPLCDSESGSLPASSYEEIPVKAEEVCTVLLELNQQLIGAIGSGDPATAGTAKSLIHNLGPLLSIFSITHLQSQAWTNETSRKCALKLLKSTASASGSGSVQELLCGKDDGEHDGILGPVLEKLLPELTNCVCFRENWKRNEAVKHVFSWVLVQVGRPWLSDHLDKVFPPSLLISDDYRTENKVLGVHCLHHIVLNVPAADLRQFNRAQVLYQALFNHLYTSEAPLIQVVLPCLLDLLLVLEKPLVHTELYQKPNRFDDVLRLILTHMEMEHKLVLRRIYARNLLLFIEKVGIRIARHLKRLERVIVGYLEVSDGPEEKARLSILEVLERTIQTAWPRMQCRMGAMTKSLLRFLVDVSSESLAPEVKEELLTRATHCLLLLDHCSQGQLRVLLNEVDCSCVSDSVLKRIQSIIAPQDNTLQV; this is encoded by the exons ATGGATGTGACTCGAGTTTTCCGTGATCTTAACATCGTGGAAGCGTCTGAGGACGTTAACGGTTGCTCCAAATCTTCGGTTATATGGGTCTTGTCCCAAATTCACCAGAGGTTTGTGGTTGAACACTCGCCGAAGAGGCGTGTGTTGACGGCCGCTGCGGAGCTGTTAAGGACCGCCGAGAGGAGCTGGCTTTTCCCGGGGTCTAGCTCAGAATTGCGGAATGCTTATGTGAATCTAACCACGtgttttattaaatacacaGAACTGCCCCTCTGTGACTCGGAAAGTGGGTCTTTACCCGCCAGCAGCTACGAGGAAATTCCCGTCAAAGCCGAGGAAGTGTGTACGGTTTTATTGGAACTGAACCAACAGCTCATTGGAGCCATTGGCTCCGGAGATCCAGCTACTGCAGGGACAGCAAAGTCTCTAATCCACAACCTGGGGCCTTTGTTGTCTATATTCTCCATTACACACCTCCAGAGCCAGGCATGGACCAACGAGACGTCCAGAAAGTGTGCTTTAAAGCTGCTAAAATCCACAGCTTCAGCCTCAGGGAGTGGGTCAGTCCAGGAGCTGCTGTGTGGGAAAGATGACGGTGAACACGACGGGATTCTGGGCCCAGTTCTGGAGAAACTACTGCCAGAATTAACAAA ttgtgtgtgttttagggaaAACTGGAAGCGAAACGAGGCGGTGAAGCACGTGTTCTCTTGGGTGCTGGTGCAGGTTGGACGTCCATGGTTGTCAGACCACTTGGACAAGGtctttcctccctctctgcTGATATCTGACGATTACAGGACAGAGAATAAAGTACTCGGTGTACACTGCCTTCATCACATTGTACTTAATGTG CCTGCTGCAGATCTTAGACAGTTTAACAGAGCTCAGGTGCTCTACCAGGCTCTCTTTAATCACCTGTACACATCTGAAGCCCCACTAATACAG GTGGTTCTGCCGTGTCTTCTAGATCTGCTCTTGGTCCTTGAGAAGCCCCTTGTCCACACAGAGTTATATCAGAAACCAAACCGCTTCGATGATGTTCTTCGTCTCATTTTGACTCACATGGAAATGGAGCACAAGCTGGTCCTGCGCAGAATCTATGCCAGAAACCTGCTTCTGTTTATCGAAAA ggtggggataagaatCGCCCGCCATCTGAAGCGGCTGGAGAGAGTGATTGTGGGATACCTGGAGGTTTCGGACGGTCCAGAAGAGAAAGCTAGGCTTAGCATTCTGGAGGTCCTGGAAAGAACCATACAGACTGCCTGGCCGAG GATGCAGTGCAGGATGGGTGCGATGACTAAGAGTTTGCTGAGGTTCCTTGTTGATGTTTCATCAGAGAGTCTGGCTCCTGAAGTTAAAGAAGAGCTTCTGACCAGAGCCACTCATTGCCTGCTGCTGCTGGACCACTGCTCACAGGGACAACTGAGG GTCTTACTGAACGAAGTGGACTGTAGCTGTGTGTCCGACAGTGTGCTGAAACGTATACAGAGTATCATAGCACCACAGGACAACACTCTACAGGTTTAA
- the LOC136666229 gene encoding chromaffin granule amine transporter, producing the protein MAAFNPVEWIGLSRGSPRLVLIVVCVALLLDNMLLTVVVPIIPTFLYAMEHQSVAFLPASVSYLIGTNLFGHLANKMGRWLCSMIGMFIVGVSLICVPLASNIYGLIGPNGGLGFAIGMVDSSMMAIMGYLVDIRHTSIYGSVYAIADVALCMGFAIGPSTGGAIVKAIGFPYLMVIIGIVNILYAPLCFFLKNPAVQEEKMAIINQECPMPIKTYNTQGHCREFPLSSDSEVDIEE; encoded by the exons ATGGCCGCGTTTAACCCTGTGGAGTGGATCGGGTTGAGCAGGGGCTCTCCTCGCCTCGTGCTCATCGTGGTGTGTGTGGCTCTGCTTTTGGACAACATGTTACTGACCGTCGTGG ttCCCATCATCCCTACATTCCTGTACGCTATGGAGCACCAGA GTGTGGCCTTTCTACCGGCCAGCGTGTCCTACCTGATTGGGACCAACCTTTTTGGCCATCTTGCTAACAAAATGGGCAG GTGGCTGTGCTCCATGATTGGGATGTTCATTGTTGGCGTCAGTCTCATCTGT GTTCCTTTGGCCTCTAACATCTACGGCCTCATTGGACCCAACGGAGGACTGGGGTTTGCCATTG GAATGGTGGACTCGTCCATGATGGCTATAATGGGTTACCTAGTGGACATCAGACACACCTCTATTTACGGGAGTGTGTACGCTATAGCGGATGTGGCTCTTTGTATGGGGTTTGCTATAG GTCCGTCCACCGGGGGAGCCATTGTCAAAGCAATCGGTTTCCCGTATCTTATGGTGATCATTGGCATCGTCAACATCCTTTACGCGCCGCTGTGCTTCTTCCTCAAAAACCCAGCCGTGCAGGAGGAGAAGATG GCCATTATTAACCAGGAGTGTCCCATGCCCATAAAGACCTACAACACACAGGGTCATTGCAGAGAATTCCCCCTgagcagtgacagtgaggtggaCATAGAGGagtaa
- the LOC136666023 gene encoding protein MAK16 homolog, with product MEQLTAFERGQIVGALCSGASVAKTAELLNVSKETVSKVMAAYSKHGALELRRRKQEKHKPQHSTRGETPLHALDKALSLEKQEEEEEEDDDDDDDMDDEDLIVRKVQENDQDDSSSEEQN from the exons ATGGAGCAGCTGACGGCGTTTGAGAGAGGGCAGATAGTCGGGGCTCTGTGTTCAGGAGCTTCAGTCGCGAAAACCGCAGAGTTATTAAACGTGTCCAAAGAAACGGTGAGTAAAGTGATGGCAGCCTACAGCAAACACGGAGCTCTGGAGCTGAGGAGGAGAAAACAGGAGAAACACAAACCACAACACAGCACA CGTGGAGAGACACCCCTTCATGCTCTCGATAAAGCTCTGTCTCTGGAGaagcaagaagaagaagaagaagaagatgatgatgatgatgatgatatggATGATGAG GATTTGATCGTCCGAAAGGTCCAGGAAAATGACCAAGACGACAGTTCCAGTGAGGAACAAAACTAG
- the LOC136666230 gene encoding dickkopf-related protein 4-like: MWTLLFSLLLALTSAVNSLDSNIIRSSKEITEPQTEPPSQRDTVDVSAHNIMRPRQERNGGVRCSVDKANECRSPNKRQRQGGKVRPSPVDAGRGKVPEMGECVRSRDCEEGLCCAKYLTGLRCQRIPKKGEVCLLRGRSKTRRTLDRCDCAPGLHCRSTEQGPVGQGLCNI; encoded by the exons ATGTGGacacttctcttctctctgctgTTAGCGCTGACCTCCGCTGTGAACTCTCTGGACTCCAACATCATTCGCTCGTCCAAAGAAATCACGGAGCCTCAG ACGGAGCCCCCCTCTCAGAGGGACACAGTGGACGTGAGTGCGCATAACATCATGAGACCGAGGCAGGAGAGAAACGGAGGAGTGAGGTGCTCTGTGGACAAG gCAAATGAATGCAGAAGCCCTAATAAGAGACAGCGTCAAGGTGGGAAGGTCCGACCCTCACCAGTGGATGCAGGGAGAGGAAAAG TTCCTGagatgggtgagtgtgtgcgttcCCGTGACTGCGAGGAGGGATTGTGCTGTGCTAAGTATTTAACCGGACTCCGGTGTCAGAGGATTCCTAAGAAAGGGGAGGTGTGTCTGCTCCGAGGACGCTCCAAAACCCGCCGGACCCTGGACCGCTGCGACTGTGCCCCAGGCCTCCACTGCCGCTCCACAGAACAAGGCCCCGTCGGACAGGGACTCTGCAACATTTAA
- the tti2 gene encoding TELO2-interacting protein 2 isoform X2: protein MDVTRVFRDLNIVEASEDVNGCSKSSVIWVLSQIHQRFVVEHSPKRRVLTAAAELLRTAERSWLFPGSSSELRNAYVNLTTCFIKYTELPLCDSESGSLPASSYEEIPVKAEEVCTVLLELNQQLIGAIGSGDPATAGTAKSLIHNLGPLLSIFSITHLQSQAWTNETSRKCALKLLKSTASASGSGSVQELLCGKDDGEHDGILGPVLEKLLPELTKENWKRNEAVKHVFSWVLVQVGRPWLSDHLDKVFPPSLLISDDYRTENKVLGVHCLHHIVLNVPAADLRQFNRAQVLYQALFNHLYTSEAPLIQVVLPCLLDLLLVLEKPLVHTELYQKPNRFDDVLRLILTHMEMEHKLVLRRIYARNLLLFIEKVGIRIARHLKRLERVIVGYLEVSDGPEEKARLSILEVLERTIQTAWPRMQCRMGAMTKSLLRFLVDVSSESLAPEVKEELLTRATHCLLLLDHCSQGQLRVLLNEVDCSCVSDSVLKRIQSIIAPQDNTLQV, encoded by the exons ATGGATGTGACTCGAGTTTTCCGTGATCTTAACATCGTGGAAGCGTCTGAGGACGTTAACGGTTGCTCCAAATCTTCGGTTATATGGGTCTTGTCCCAAATTCACCAGAGGTTTGTGGTTGAACACTCGCCGAAGAGGCGTGTGTTGACGGCCGCTGCGGAGCTGTTAAGGACCGCCGAGAGGAGCTGGCTTTTCCCGGGGTCTAGCTCAGAATTGCGGAATGCTTATGTGAATCTAACCACGtgttttattaaatacacaGAACTGCCCCTCTGTGACTCGGAAAGTGGGTCTTTACCCGCCAGCAGCTACGAGGAAATTCCCGTCAAAGCCGAGGAAGTGTGTACGGTTTTATTGGAACTGAACCAACAGCTCATTGGAGCCATTGGCTCCGGAGATCCAGCTACTGCAGGGACAGCAAAGTCTCTAATCCACAACCTGGGGCCTTTGTTGTCTATATTCTCCATTACACACCTCCAGAGCCAGGCATGGACCAACGAGACGTCCAGAAAGTGTGCTTTAAAGCTGCTAAAATCCACAGCTTCAGCCTCAGGGAGTGGGTCAGTCCAGGAGCTGCTGTGTGGGAAAGATGACGGTGAACACGACGGGATTCTGGGCCCAGTTCTGGAGAAACTACTGCCAGAATTAACAAA ggaaAACTGGAAGCGAAACGAGGCGGTGAAGCACGTGTTCTCTTGGGTGCTGGTGCAGGTTGGACGTCCATGGTTGTCAGACCACTTGGACAAGGtctttcctccctctctgcTGATATCTGACGATTACAGGACAGAGAATAAAGTACTCGGTGTACACTGCCTTCATCACATTGTACTTAATGTG CCTGCTGCAGATCTTAGACAGTTTAACAGAGCTCAGGTGCTCTACCAGGCTCTCTTTAATCACCTGTACACATCTGAAGCCCCACTAATACAG GTGGTTCTGCCGTGTCTTCTAGATCTGCTCTTGGTCCTTGAGAAGCCCCTTGTCCACACAGAGTTATATCAGAAACCAAACCGCTTCGATGATGTTCTTCGTCTCATTTTGACTCACATGGAAATGGAGCACAAGCTGGTCCTGCGCAGAATCTATGCCAGAAACCTGCTTCTGTTTATCGAAAA ggtggggataagaatCGCCCGCCATCTGAAGCGGCTGGAGAGAGTGATTGTGGGATACCTGGAGGTTTCGGACGGTCCAGAAGAGAAAGCTAGGCTTAGCATTCTGGAGGTCCTGGAAAGAACCATACAGACTGCCTGGCCGAG GATGCAGTGCAGGATGGGTGCGATGACTAAGAGTTTGCTGAGGTTCCTTGTTGATGTTTCATCAGAGAGTCTGGCTCCTGAAGTTAAAGAAGAGCTTCTGACCAGAGCCACTCATTGCCTGCTGCTGCTGGACCACTGCTCACAGGGACAACTGAGG GTCTTACTGAACGAAGTGGACTGTAGCTGTGTGTCCGACAGTGTGCTGAAACGTATACAGAGTATCATAGCACCACAGGACAACACTCTACAGGTTTAA